In one Silene latifolia isolate original U9 population chromosome 10, ASM4854445v1, whole genome shotgun sequence genomic region, the following are encoded:
- the LOC141607807 gene encoding uncharacterized protein LOC141607807: protein MKIKNLTNAERSRISQILLERCTDGKPKHGTMSEIALQFGVCRKTITNIWNIARKQYAAGQAINVNSKLKGRNMAHRCKFDTEKLEQLDMLKRTTQEEVGAGLGVSQSTISRWVKADLIDSHTNAIKPGLTDNNILARLVYCLEHLHYDHVTKKFTFKDQGNVIHIDEKWFFITKPSQRFYVGKNEKRPHRTCQSKRFITKVMFMCAVARPKYGPNQEIICDGKLGCWPFVMEVPAQRKSKNRCAGTLETKCIESITKQVTKDMLINQVIPAIKAQWPSTCSKHILIQQDNARPHINNKDADFRRAGTEDGWNIEFTHQPPNSQI from the coding sequence ATGAAGATAAAGAATCTCACAAATGCAGAAAGGTCAAGAATATCACAGATTTTACTGGAAAGATGTACAGATGGAAAACCAAAACATGGAACAATGTCAGAAATAGCATTACAATTTGGGGTTTGCAGGAAGACAATCACAAACATATGGAATATAGCAAGGAAACAGTATGCAGCAGGCCAAGCAATCAATGTCAACAGCAAACTTAAAGGCAGAAATATGGCTCACAGATGCAAGTTTGACACTGAAAAGCTTGAACAGCTTGACATGCTTAAGAGGACAACACAGGAAGAAGTTGGAGCAGGTTTGGGTGTAAGTCAGTCAACAATAAGCAGATGGGTAAAAGCAGATTTAATAGACTCTCATACTAATGCAATCAAGCCAGGTTTGACAGACAACAACATACTTGCTAGATTAGTTTATTGTCTTGAACATTTGCATTATGATCATGTGACTAAAAAATTTACTTTCAAAGATCAAGGTAATGTTATTCACATAGATGAGAAATGGTTTTTCATAACCAAACCTTCTCAAAGATTTTATGTaggtaaaaatgaaaaaagacCACATAGAACATGTCAATCAAAGAGATTCATTACCAAAGTTATGTTTATGTGTGCTGTTGCAAGACCCAAATATGGGCCTAATCAGGAAATTATTTGTGATGGGAAATTGGGTTGTTGGCCATTTGTAATGGAGGTACCAGCTCAGAGGAAATCAAAAAACAGATGTGCAGGAACATTAGAAACCAAGTGTATTGAGTCAATCACAAAGCAAGTTACTAAGGATATGTTAATCAATCAAGTGATTCCAGCAATTAAAGCTCAATGGCCTTCTACTTGCAGCAAGCACATTCTCATACAACAGGATAATGCAAGACCACACATTAACAACAAAGATGCAGATTTTAGAAGGGCAGGAACAGAAGATGGGTGGAATATTGAGTTCACTCATCAACCACCAAATTCCCAGATTTAA